AATTTGTGGCCTTCCTGGATGCCGACGACCTTTTCCTGCCGGAACATCTGGCCCTGACGGTGGCGCATCTGCAGCGGCACCCCGAGCACGGCGGCGTCTACACCGATGGCCACTACTGCGACGGCGCCGGCGTGCGCCTGGAGAAGCTCTCCAGCCATCGCCGGGGGCCGTTTACCGGCGACATCTTTGCCGAGGTGGTCCGGGCCTCGGATGTCTTCGGCCCACCCATCTGCGTGGTGCTGCGGCGGCAGGTGGTGGTGGCCCATGATCTCCGCTTCGACCCGGAGATCGTCATCGGCCCGGACTGGGACTTCCTGACCCGCTTTGCCGCCGTGACCCACTTCGGCTACGTGGACCAGGCCACCTGTCGCTATCGGGTGCACCAGACCAACGTCACCGTGCGCACGGATGCCCGGCGCCGGGCCCTCTACCTGGCCCGCTGCCGGGAGAAGGCCATTCACCTGCCTCGCTTCGCCGAGTGTCCGGTGGATGTCCAGGTGGCCGCCTTCTACGACCTGCTGGTGGAGCAGTTGGCCGGTTACCCGGAGCGCCAGAGCCAGGCTACGGCCTGGCCCCAGTTCGCCCTGCTGCCCCGGAACGAGCAGGCCCGCCTGCTGCGCCTCATGGCCAGCCAGGCGTTGCTCCGGCGGGGGGACCGCCAGGCGGTGACCCGCTGGCTGGCAGAGGCCCGGCGGCTGAATCCGGCGGATGTGCAGGCGGCGCTGCTGTCCGCTTTCTTTCAGTTCAACCCGCGGCTCTGCCGCCTGCTGTTGACCTTCAAGCAAGCCGTCACCCGTCGCGGCGGCCCACCCCTGACGCCCTTTGGCAAGTTATCGTAAATTGCATTGATCCGTTGTTCATGTTGTCCGTCATGTTGTCCAGAGATTGCACACGAGGAGTGAACGTAGATGAACACCGCCCATGACTATCTGATTATCGGCGCCGGCCCGGCCGGCCTGCAGCTGGCCTATTATATGGAGAAGAGCGGCCGGGATTACCTGATCCTGGAGCGGGAGAAGAATCCTGGCGCGTTCTTCGAGAAGTTTCCCCGCCATGGCATGTTGATTTCCATCAACAAAGTCTTCACCGGCACCGATCATCCGGAGCGCAACATGCGGTGGGATTGGAATTCCCTGCTCTCCGATGAGTATGAGCTGGTCTTCAAGAATTACACCAGGCGCTACTTCCCCACGCCGGATGTTCTCTGCCGCTACCTGAGCGACTTTGCCCAGCGCTATCAACTGCGGGTGCAGTACAACACGTCGGTGGTCCAGGTGCGCAAAGAAGATGGCCTCTTCCACGTGACCGACGCCCAGGGCAACACCTACCTGGGACGGCGGCTCATCGTGGCCACGGGTCTCTTCAAGCCCTACATTCCCGACTTCCCCGGCGTGGAGTACTGCGACAACTACGTGACCCACAACACCGATCCCGAGCTCTACCGGAACAAACGGGTGCTCATCCTGGGCAAGGGGAACTCGGCCTTTGAAACGGCCAATCACCTGGTGGAGACAGCGGCCGCCATCCACGTGTGCAGCCCCAACTCGGTGAAGTTCGCCTGGCAGACCCACTACGTGGGCCACCTGCGGGCCGTGAACAACGACTTCCTGGACACCTACCAGCTCAAGTCCCAGAACACGGTGATCGACGGCACGGTCATGAAGGTGGAGCGGGAGGGCAACCGCTACTGCGTGCACATCGCCTACAGCCACGCCAAGGGCCAGACCACCATGCGGGAATACGACCACGTGATCCTGTGCACGGGCTTCCAGTTCGACAACTCCATCTTCCACGAGAGCTGCCGGCCGGAGCTGGCCATCCACAACCGCTTCCCGGCCCAGACCGCGGAGTGGGAGTCGACCAACGTGCCTGGCATGTATTTCGCCGGCACGCTCATGCAGGCCTGTGACTACAAAAAGACCATGTCCGGCTTCATCCACGGCTTCCGCTACAACGTGCGCACCCTGAGCCGCCTGCTGGAGGTCAAGTACCACGGCACCCCCTGGCCCAGCGAGTCGGTGCCCCTGACGCCCCGGGCCGTGTTGGACAAAGTGCTGGACCGGATCAACAACGGCTCTGGCATCTTCCTGCAGCCGGGCTTCCTGCAGGATGTGGTCGTGGCGGACGAGGAGGCGGGCATGGCCCACTACTACGAAGACCTGCGGGCCGACTATATTCACCAGAGCCCCTTCGGCGCCAACAGTCACTACTACACCGTCAGCCTGGAGTACGGTCACTTCATGGGCGACCCCTTCAACATAGAGCGGGATCCGTCGCCGGAGAGAGCCCACGAGGCGGCCTACCTGCACCCGGTCATCCGCCGCTTCAACCAGGGCCGGCTGGTCTCGGAGCATCACATCCAGGACGACCTGGAGAGCGAGTGGTACCTGGACGAATACGTGAAGCCCGCGCTGGCCTATTTCAAGTCTCAGCTCTCTGCGACCCGGGATACCCAGCCCATCCTGGGTTGAGGGATACGGGCGTCCAGGCAGGCGGTGGTCTGGGGCAGGAGACTGCCCCAGACCACCTGAGAAACGTTGTCAAGAGGGGATGTGTACCATGCGAATCGCCATCTACCACAACCTGCCGTCCGGCGGGGCCAAAAGGGCTCTCCAGGAATTGGTGAAGGGGCTGGGCCCGCGCCATCACGTGGACGTCTTCACCCTCAGCAGCGCGGACCATGGATTTGCCGACCTGCGGCCCTACGTGAACGGCCATCAGGTGATGGATTTTCAACCCCTGCCCCTGTTCCGTTCGCCTTGGGGCCGGCTGAACCAGCTCATGCGCATGGCCGATCTCCTGCGGCTGCAGCAGCTGACCCGGCGGCTGGCCCAGACCCTGGAGCAGGGGGACTATGACGTGGCCTTCGTGCAGCCCTGTCAGTTCGAGGTCAGCCCATCCTTGCTCAGCCGGCTGCAGACGGTCCCCACGGTCTATTTCTGTCAGGAGCCCCTGCGTCGAGTGTACGAGCCTATGCCGGCCCGCCCCTACAACCAGCCTCGGAATTCCTGGCGTCGTCGGCTGGACCGGCTGGATCCCCTGCCGGGGCTCTATCACCTGCTCCTCAAGCAGGCCGACCGCCACAACGTGCGCCAGGCCGACCGGGTGCTGGTGAACTCCCACTTCGTCCGCCGGGCGGTGGATCGCATCTACGGGGTGGAGGCCCACGTCAGCTACCTGGGCGTGGATGTGCGCCAGTTTCGGCCCCTGGGGCTGGCCCGGGAGAAGATGGTGCTCTCGGTGGGCTCCTTGACGCCCCTCAAGGGCTTCGACTTCCTGATCCGCTCCCTGGCCCGGCTACCCGCTGCCGACCGGCCCCGGCTGGCCATCGCCAGCAACTTCCAGAACCCGCCTGAGCGGGATTACCTGCACCAGCTCGCGGCTGAGCTGGATGTGGAGCTGGCGCTGTTGGGCAACGTCAGCGATCAGCGGCTGGTGGAGCTGTACAACCAGGCCCAGGTCACTGTCTACGCGCCCGTTCGGGAGCCCTTTGGGTTGGTGGCCCTGGAATCCATGGCCTGCGGCACGCCGGTGATCGCCGTGCGGGAGGGCGGCACCCAGGAGACAGTCCTCCACGATCAGACGGGCCTGCTGGTCCGGCGGGATGAGCGGGAGTTTGCCGAGGCCCTGGCCCGGCTGCTGTCGAATCCAGCCCAGGCCCGGGAATATGGCCAGGCCGGGCGGGAGCATGTAGTCCGCCACTGGAGCTGGTCCCGGGCTGTGTCTACCCTGGAGGGGCACCTGGAGATGGCCATCCAGTCGCGGCTGCAGCCGCTGGGCGCTCCCCAGCCGCTCCACGAATCCCGGTAGGCTTTGTGGAGTGGATCCACAGATTTCACAGACGAGCACGGATTTCTTCGTTCGCTTCATGGAGCGTCGGACCGTATATGCAAACATCGGATGTCACCATCGAGCAACCCGGGGCCCTGGCGCCCCTGGCTCCCATCGTCTACCGGCCCCTGCGCTACTGGGCCTGGTGGATGCCCCTCTTCGTAGTCGTGTGGGCTCTGGTTCTGTTTGTGGCTTTTCCCGATCCGGTTGGTTTGTTGCAGCGCAACTGGCCCCTGTTTTTCGTGGGCTTTGCCGGCGCCATGCTGGGCAACGCCACTGCGGTAGGCGGCGGCCTGGTCTTCATCCCGGTGATGATCTGGGTCTATCACCTGCCAGCGGTGATGGCCCTGAAGCTGGCCTTGGGCAGCCAGTGCTTCGGCATGACCAGCGGCGCCATTGGCTGGAGTCGCCGGGGTGTGGTACCCTTTCACCTGTTGCGGGTGGCGGTGCCGGCCCTGCTGCTGGGCAGCACCGTCAGCTCGCTGATCATCCGCCCCAATCCCCTGCTGGTCAAGGGGCTCTTTGGTCCGGTTTCCATCCTCATCGGCCTCATCACCCTGATCCTGTTAGACCGTTACAGCGGCGGGGAGGATGTGCCCCGGCGGGCATATCCGGCGTTGGCGGCCATGGCCTTCCTGGGAGGCATGCTCACCGGCTGGGTGGCCATCGGGGAAGGGGAGGTGGTGGCGGCGTTCCTGATGCTGGCCTATGGCCTGCGGGCCGAGCGGGGCATTGGCCTGGGGGTGGTGCTGCTGGCCATCAATTCTGTCTTCCTGGCCACCATCCATCAGTTGTTTCTGGGCGGCCTGCCCTGGGAGCTGATCCTCTTCACAGGTTTTGGCTGCGTCTTCGGCGGCCGCATGGGTCCCTACCTCAGCCAGTGGATTGGGCCACGTCGCCTCAAAATCGGTTTTGCTGTCATCGCCATCGTGGATGGCAGCATCTTCCTGTTTCAGTTTGTGTCGTCTTACCTGTCCTGAGCCAATTTGCCTTGACCCAACTGGTTACATCACCCAACTGGTGACATCGTGCGGTTGGGAGCCGTACCTGTGAAAACTGGCGCCCTCTCGCGTAGGAGAATTTTTATGGATTTTGCCTGGTCGGAAGAACAGCTTGCCTACAAGAAAGCTGTCATCGACTTTGCTCAAAAAGAATTGAACGACGATTTAATCGCCCGGGATCACGCCGGCCAGTTCTCGCTGGAAAACTGGCGCAAATGCGCCCGCTTTGGCATCCAGGGGCTGCCCATGCCCGAGGAGTACGGGGGCAGCAACGCGGACATCCTCACCACCATGCTGGTGATGGAAGGGCTGGGCTACGGCTGCCGGGACAACGGCCTGATCTTTGCCATCAACGCCCAGCTCCTGAGCGTCCAGATGCCCATCCTGCTCTTTGGCACAGAAGCCCAGAAGCAGAAATACCTGTGCCCCATGTGTAGCGGCGAGATGATCGGCGCCCATGGCATGTCGGAGCCCGACTCCGGGTCCGACGCCTACAGCCTGCGCACCCGGGCTACCCGGGTGGATGGCGGCTACGTGCTCAACGGCACCAAGACCTTCGTCACCAACGCGCCCGTGGCCGACATGGCCCTGGTCTTCGCCACTGTGGCCCCGGAGCGGGGCATGTGGGGCATCACCGCCTTTCTGGTGGACAAGGGCACGCCGGGCTTCACCGTGAGCCGGAACCTGGAGAAGATGGGCCTGCGCACCTCTCCCATGGGGGAGCTCATCTTCCAGGATTGCTTCATCCCGGAGGAGAACCGGCTGGGCCCCGAGGGCATCGGCGCCAAGATCTTCAATGGCTCCATGGAATGGGAGCGAAGCTGCATCCTGGCCAGCCAGCTGGGTGCCATGGAGCGGCAGCTGGAGGAGGCCGTCCGCTATGCCCGGGAGCGGCGCCAGTTCGGCCAGCCCATCGGCAAGTTCCAATCCGTGGCCAACCGCATCGTGGACATGAAGATCCGCCTGGAGACCAGCCGCCTGCTCCTCTACCAGGTGGCCTGGCTGAAGCAGATGGGCAAGCCCGCGGTGATGGAGGCGGCCATGGCCAAGCTTTACCTGAGCGAATGCTTCGTCCAATCCAGCCTGGACGCGGTGCGGACCTTCGGCGGCTACGGCTACATGACCGAGTTTGAAGTGGAGCGGGATCTGCGGGACGCGGTGGGCGGCACCCTCTATTCGGGGACGTCGGACATCCAGCGCAACATCATTGCCCGTATGTTGGGCCTGTGAACGGTGGGGCTGGCCTGTCCCCGGCAGGCCCTGGTGTAGAGATGGTCGAGAGAAGGGAGCAGTGACCATGCGATATCTGTTGACAGACGGCGTTCGGGATGCCGCCCAGGTTGCGCCAGAGCGGGAAGCGGTGCGCTGCAACGGCCAGAGCCTCTCCTATGGGGAGCTGTGGCAGCGGGCCCTGGCCCTGGCATGGACCCTGCGCGACCAGGGCGTGGCCCGGGGCGACCGGGTGGGCATCTACTTCAACAAATCTCTGGAATCGGCGGTGGCCCTGTATGGGATCATGCTGGCTGGCGCTGCCTACGTGCCCCTGGATCCTTTCGCTCCCCTGGAGCGGCTGCGCTATGTGATCCAGGACTGTGGCATCCAGGTCCTGGTGACCGGCGAGGGGAAACGGCCGGATCTGGCCCGGCTGGCTGCGGCCCTGCCGGAGTTGCATTGCTGCGTAGGCGTGGCCCCCGGCGACGACCTGCCCACAGCCGCCATCCCCTGGGATCAGGTGGTGGGCGGGCCGGAGCGGGGCCTGCCGGTCCCCAACCTGGTGGAGCAGGATCTGGCCTACATCCTCTACACCTCGGGGTCCACCGGCAACCCCAAGGGGATCATGCACACCCATCGCAGTGGGCTGAGTTTTGCCGAGTGGGCGGCCCACACCTACGAGCTTCGGGCCGAGGACCGGGTCAGCAACCATGCGCCCCTGCACTTCGACCTGTCCACCTTTGACTTCTTTGCCACCGCCATCGCCGGCGGCACCGTGGTCATCATTCCCGAGGTGGTCACCAAGTTCCCGGCCAGCCTGGCCAAATTGATGGAGCAGGAGCGGCTGAGCGTCTGGTACTCGGTGCCCTTCGCCCTGATCCAGCTCCTGCTGCGGGGAGGGCTGGCGGCCCGGGACCTGAGTTCCCTGCGCTGGGTGCTCTTTGCGGGGGAGCCCTTCCCCACCAAGCACCTGCGGGATCTGATGGCCCAGTTGCCCGGGGCCCGCTTCAGCAACCTGTACGGCCCCACCGAGACCAACGTCTGCACCTATTATCATGTGCCTCCCCTGCCGGCGGACTCGGACGAGCCCATTCCCATCGGCCGCCCCTGCGCCAACGTGGAGGACCTGGTACTGGACGGCGACGACCGGCCGGTGGCGCCGGGCGAGGTGGGGGAGCTCCTGATCCGCAGCCCGCTGGTCATGCAGGGCTACTGGGGGCGGCCCGACCTGACGGCCCGGGGCTTCTACCACCGGACCATCGCCGGCCAGATGGAAGCCATCTACTACCGCACGGGCGACCTGGTGATGTTGCAGCCCGACGGCAACTACAAGTATCTGGGCCGCAAGGATCGTCAGATCAAGACCCGGGGCTACCGGGTGGAGCTGGACGAGATCGAGGTGGCCCTGCTGGCCCACCCGGCGGTACACGAGGCCGCGGTCTATCCCGTCCCCGACGGCCAGGGGAGCAACCTGATCAAGGCTGCGGTGGTGCCCACGCCTGGGGAAAGCCTGACCGTCAGCATGCTCATGGAGCACCTGAGCAGCCGGCTGCCCGCCTATGCCGTCCCCGCGGCCATCGACATCCTGGAGGAGTTCCCGCGTACTTCCACGGGCAAGATCAACCGGCGGGAGCTGCAGGCCCTGGCAGCCACGGCCCAGGCGTGAGCCCAGTCCGCAGATGCCACAACTTGTACCACAACTAAATCAGGCACAGCTCCACCCTCTTGGCACGTTAGTTTTAGTCAAATTTTCAACTTTCAGCTGTTTTATTGATGAGGAGTAGAACGACACAATGGACAAGAAAACCGCAATCCTGGACTTCATCCAAGATGAAATCATGAAGCGGCGGGACCCCAACCTGTCCAGCTCAACGGACCTGCTGTCCACTGGTGTGCTGGACTCCCTGGGCATCCTCCAGCTGGTGGCCTTCATCGACGAGCGGTTTGGCATCCAGGTGCCGGACGAGGATGTGGTCTACGAAAATTTCCACAGCGTGGACTCTCTGGTCGCGTACCTGGAGCAGAACCCCGCGCACGCCGCCTGATCCAGGTTGGCATGGTGCGTAGTGCGTCGTAAATCCCGGCAGAAATTCGCCAATGGGTTCCATCAGAGGGCGTGCGCCCAGAGGGCACCCGGAATTTCTGCCGTGGTATTTACGCCAGACTTTTACGCCAGACTTTTACGCCAGACTGTAGTCGTGCATGGTACATGGTGGGTCAAACGGCCACGGGCCTTCCCTCCTGTGTACTACGCACTACGCACCGCCTTCGCCACCGGCCCGGGGCCGGCTAGAAAAAGAAAGGGGTCCCGATGGTCGGGCGCCTGTTGCAGTTGAATGGCGTAGCCATTCTGGGGGTGATTTTGTTCCATGCGGCCGGGTGGGGGTTCGTGGCCATGTTTGCCTGGTCCCATCGCTACCTGCCTGCGGCCACGGACCCCACCGCCCAGATGGGGAGTCTCAGTTATTACGTCTTGCGGGGCGTTGAGCAGTTCGCTGTCTTCAGCATCCCTGCCTTTTTGTTCGTCTCCGGTTATTTCATCGCCTTTGCCACGCCTCGACGACAGG
This DNA window, taken from Litorilinea aerophila, encodes the following:
- a CDS encoding glycosyltransferase family 2 protein, with the translated sequence MEAGLVSVMMPAYNAETYIGMAIESVLAQTYPHWELIVVNDGSADGTGPVAESFADPRVRVYHRPNGGEAAARNFALDQMRGEFVAFLDADDLFLPEHLALTVAHLQRHPEHGGVYTDGHYCDGAGVRLEKLSSHRRGPFTGDIFAEVVRASDVFGPPICVVLRRQVVVAHDLRFDPEIVIGPDWDFLTRFAAVTHFGYVDQATCRYRVHQTNVTVRTDARRRALYLARCREKAIHLPRFAECPVDVQVAAFYDLLVEQLAGYPERQSQATAWPQFALLPRNEQARLLRLMASQALLRRGDRQAVTRWLAEARRLNPADVQAALLSAFFQFNPRLCRLLLTFKQAVTRRGGPPLTPFGKLS
- a CDS encoding NAD(P)-binding domain-containing protein, which codes for MNTAHDYLIIGAGPAGLQLAYYMEKSGRDYLILEREKNPGAFFEKFPRHGMLISINKVFTGTDHPERNMRWDWNSLLSDEYELVFKNYTRRYFPTPDVLCRYLSDFAQRYQLRVQYNTSVVQVRKEDGLFHVTDAQGNTYLGRRLIVATGLFKPYIPDFPGVEYCDNYVTHNTDPELYRNKRVLILGKGNSAFETANHLVETAAAIHVCSPNSVKFAWQTHYVGHLRAVNNDFLDTYQLKSQNTVIDGTVMKVEREGNRYCVHIAYSHAKGQTTMREYDHVILCTGFQFDNSIFHESCRPELAIHNRFPAQTAEWESTNVPGMYFAGTLMQACDYKKTMSGFIHGFRYNVRTLSRLLEVKYHGTPWPSESVPLTPRAVLDKVLDRINNGSGIFLQPGFLQDVVVADEEAGMAHYYEDLRADYIHQSPFGANSHYYTVSLEYGHFMGDPFNIERDPSPERAHEAAYLHPVIRRFNQGRLVSEHHIQDDLESEWYLDEYVKPALAYFKSQLSATRDTQPILG
- a CDS encoding glycosyltransferase family 4 protein, whose protein sequence is MRIAIYHNLPSGGAKRALQELVKGLGPRHHVDVFTLSSADHGFADLRPYVNGHQVMDFQPLPLFRSPWGRLNQLMRMADLLRLQQLTRRLAQTLEQGDYDVAFVQPCQFEVSPSLLSRLQTVPTVYFCQEPLRRVYEPMPARPYNQPRNSWRRRLDRLDPLPGLYHLLLKQADRHNVRQADRVLVNSHFVRRAVDRIYGVEAHVSYLGVDVRQFRPLGLAREKMVLSVGSLTPLKGFDFLIRSLARLPAADRPRLAIASNFQNPPERDYLHQLAAELDVELALLGNVSDQRLVELYNQAQVTVYAPVREPFGLVALESMACGTPVIAVREGGTQETVLHDQTGLLVRRDEREFAEALARLLSNPAQAREYGQAGREHVVRHWSWSRAVSTLEGHLEMAIQSRLQPLGAPQPLHESR
- a CDS encoding sulfite exporter TauE/SafE family protein → MQTSDVTIEQPGALAPLAPIVYRPLRYWAWWMPLFVVVWALVLFVAFPDPVGLLQRNWPLFFVGFAGAMLGNATAVGGGLVFIPVMIWVYHLPAVMALKLALGSQCFGMTSGAIGWSRRGVVPFHLLRVAVPALLLGSTVSSLIIRPNPLLVKGLFGPVSILIGLITLILLDRYSGGEDVPRRAYPALAAMAFLGGMLTGWVAIGEGEVVAAFLMLAYGLRAERGIGLGVVLLAINSVFLATIHQLFLGGLPWELILFTGFGCVFGGRMGPYLSQWIGPRRLKIGFAVIAIVDGSIFLFQFVSSYLS
- a CDS encoding acyl-CoA dehydrogenase family protein, which codes for MDFAWSEEQLAYKKAVIDFAQKELNDDLIARDHAGQFSLENWRKCARFGIQGLPMPEEYGGSNADILTTMLVMEGLGYGCRDNGLIFAINAQLLSVQMPILLFGTEAQKQKYLCPMCSGEMIGAHGMSEPDSGSDAYSLRTRATRVDGGYVLNGTKTFVTNAPVADMALVFATVAPERGMWGITAFLVDKGTPGFTVSRNLEKMGLRTSPMGELIFQDCFIPEENRLGPEGIGAKIFNGSMEWERSCILASQLGAMERQLEEAVRYARERRQFGQPIGKFQSVANRIVDMKIRLETSRLLLYQVAWLKQMGKPAVMEAAMAKLYLSECFVQSSLDAVRTFGGYGYMTEFEVERDLRDAVGGTLYSGTSDIQRNIIARMLGL
- a CDS encoding amino acid adenylation domain-containing protein; amino-acid sequence: MRYLLTDGVRDAAQVAPEREAVRCNGQSLSYGELWQRALALAWTLRDQGVARGDRVGIYFNKSLESAVALYGIMLAGAAYVPLDPFAPLERLRYVIQDCGIQVLVTGEGKRPDLARLAAALPELHCCVGVAPGDDLPTAAIPWDQVVGGPERGLPVPNLVEQDLAYILYTSGSTGNPKGIMHTHRSGLSFAEWAAHTYELRAEDRVSNHAPLHFDLSTFDFFATAIAGGTVVIIPEVVTKFPASLAKLMEQERLSVWYSVPFALIQLLLRGGLAARDLSSLRWVLFAGEPFPTKHLRDLMAQLPGARFSNLYGPTETNVCTYYHVPPLPADSDEPIPIGRPCANVEDLVLDGDDRPVAPGEVGELLIRSPLVMQGYWGRPDLTARGFYHRTIAGQMEAIYYRTGDLVMLQPDGNYKYLGRKDRQIKTRGYRVELDEIEVALLAHPAVHEAAVYPVPDGQGSNLIKAAVVPTPGESLTVSMLMEHLSSRLPAYAVPAAIDILEEFPRTSTGKINRRELQALAATAQA
- a CDS encoding acyl carrier protein, encoding MDKKTAILDFIQDEIMKRRDPNLSSSTDLLSTGVLDSLGILQLVAFIDERFGIQVPDEDVVYENFHSVDSLVAYLEQNPAHAA